From Coffea arabica cultivar ET-39 chromosome 10e, Coffea Arabica ET-39 HiFi, whole genome shotgun sequence, one genomic window encodes:
- the LOC113712764 gene encoding uncharacterized protein — protein MLFLIQTNKFQIHRNLNIAFKQTSWFHCLSETDVAIERIATVINDHPFPDKRLHSTLRREIPPGVLSTTFVENVLGHLFGAHSNGIKAYEFFRFCLCQPHYVPSSDAFEKTLHILTRMRYFDKAWELMGTIRDKHPILLTLKSISIMISRIAKFQSYEETLEAFQRMEKGIFSGKQFGSEEFNILLRAFSTQRQMKEARSVFNKLHTRFSPNTKTLNILLLGFKESGGVTSVELFYHEMIKRGFKPNSVTYSIRIDAYCKKGYLGDALRLFEEMEQCKIMPTVETITTLIHGAGIARNVTKAKECFDEISKRNLKADIGAYNALLSSLLQCKDVKSAAALMNEMEDKNIGLDNVTYHTMFLGLMRSYGIAALSELYQKMIERNFVPKTRTIVMLMKYFCENQRLDLGVNLWSYLLEKGHCPHSHALDLLVTGLCSRGRFEEAYDCSKQMLERGRHMSELSYRMLERYLLQIGQMDKLQNLDKLIRRLQATLPPSRGHANANS, from the coding sequence TGCAATTGAAAGAATTGCTACAGTTATAAATGACCATCCTTTTCCTGATAAGAGGCTGCATTCCACACTTCGCCGTGAGATACCTCCAGGTGTTCTGTCTACAACCTTTGTGGAAAATGTCCTTGGTCACTTGTTTGGTGCGCACTCAAATGGCATTAAGGCATATGAATTTTTCAGGTTTTGTCTCTGTCAGCCTCATTATGTTCCAAGTTCAGATGCTTTTGAGAAGACACTCCACATACTTACAAGAATGCGCTATTTTGACAAAGCTTGGGAACTCATGGGAACAATCAGGGATAAACACCCTATCCTGCTTACTCTCAAATCGATAAGCATCATGATATCAAGAATTGCGAAATTTCAGTCCTATGAAGAAACTCTTGAAGCATTTCAGAGGATGGAGAAGGGTATATTTTCAGGGAAGCAATTTGGGAGTGAAGAATTCAACATACTTCTTCGAGCTTTCAGCACACAAAGGCAGATGAAAGAAGCACGATCAGTTTTCAACAAGCTCCACACTAGGTTTTCTCCCAACACCAAAACATTGAATATTTTGCTCTTGGGATTCAAGGAATCAGGCGGTGTTACTTCGGTTGAGTTGTTCTATCATGAGATGATTAAAAGAGGTTTTAAGCCCAATAGTGTGACTTATAGCATTAGAATTGATGCTTACTGTAAAAAAGGTTATCTTGGCGATGCCTTGAGActctttgaagaaatggaacaGTGTAAAATAATGCCCACAGTAGAGACTATTACTACTTTGATTCACGGTGCTGGGATAGCTCGAAATGTTACAAAGGCAAAAGAatgttttgatgaaatttccaaGAGAAACTTGAAAGCTGATATTGGGGCTTATAATGCCCTCCTGAGCTCTCTCCTTCAGTGTAAAGATGTAAAATCGGCTGCCGCTctaatgaatgaaatggaggaCAAAAATATCGGGCTTGACAATGTTACATATCACACAATGTTTTTGGGATTAATGAGATCATATGGTATTGCTGCTCTTTCGGAACTTTATCAAAAGATGATTGAGAGAAATTTTGTGCCAAAGACACGGACAATTGTTATGTTAATGAAATACTTCTGTGAGAACCAAAGACTTGATTTGGGTGTgaatttgtggagttatttacTGGAGAAAGGACACTGTCCTCACAGTCATGCTTTAGATCTTCTTGTGACTGGATTATGTTCCAGAGGAAGGTTTGAAGAAGCTTATGATTGTTCAAAGCAAATGTTGGAGAGAGGTAGACATATGAGTGAGCTATCATATAGAATGTTGGAGAGGTACTTACTGCAGATTGGACAGATGGATAAATTGCAAAACCTGGACAAGCTGATAAGGAGATTACAAGCAACGCTCCCACCTTCCAGGGGACATGCAAATGCAAACTCCTAG